A single region of the Triticum dicoccoides isolate Atlit2015 ecotype Zavitan chromosome 2B, WEW_v2.0, whole genome shotgun sequence genome encodes:
- the LOC119364153 gene encoding protein PYRICULARIA ORYZAE RESISTANCE 21-like, with the protein MPTLSITVDMGCSRCSAKIQRVLSSIQDRGKFVIEKIVYEDKRVLVSGPFDADKLTCKLWCKASNVIKNIEVVKPPVVAKPKDDPPKQKKQDEKPETKPAPCNQLVPYAYPYPLPYPSAWPCGCGTPCCEGHSKPPPLAPAPTCQCPAYPPYQQPMPMPCTPMVICEESPPACSVM; encoded by the coding sequence ATGCCGACGTTGAGCATCACGGTGGACATGGGGTGCAGCCGCTGCAGCGCCAAGATTCAGAGGGTCCTATCCTCCATCCAGGACCGAGGCAAGTTTGTCATCGAGAAGATCGTGTACGAGGATAAACGGGTGCTCGTGTCGGGGCCCTTCGACGCCGACAAGCTGACATGCAAGCTCTGGTGCAAGGCCAGCAACGTCATCAAGAACATTGAggtcgtcaagccgccggtggtagCCAAGCCGAAGGACGACCCTCCCAAGCAGAAGAAGCAAGACGAGAAGCCCGAGACCAAGCCAGCCCCGTGCAACCAGCTGGTCCCGTACGCGTACCCGTACCCGCTGCCGTACCCATCGGCGTGGCCGTGTGGCTGCGGTACGCCGTGCTGCGAGGGCCACTCCAAGCCGCCCCCTCTGGCGCCGGCGCCCACGTGCCAGTGCCCGGCCTACCCGCCGTACCAGCAGCCGATGCCCATGCCGTGCACGCCGATGGTCATCTGCGAGGAGAGCCCGCCCGCCTGCTCCGTCATGTAA